The nucleotide sequence TAGTAATTCTTTTTCAGCCATTAATTGACCAATAGAACTTAAGGCATAACGCATTTGTTGACGTTCATTTGAAGCCATATTTTCAACGTATGTTTGATGCTTTGCTTTATCGATAAGGGTTTGGACAATAACACCGGGCAAACATAGCTTTTGTGATAACTGCCTTATTGTTAAAACACCCGATAGGTTTAAATGCTTTAACAATAAGGAAACTAATAAGTTCTCACTAAGACCTGTAGATTTAACATCAATTGGTTGTGGTGCAATAGAGTTGCTATTAAGAGGTACATCGATACTGGAATTATGTTCATGAGTGGGATGATTATTAGTAGCGGAATTATTTGAAATTAAATCACCTTTAACATAAGTGTCACGTAATGATTTAGCCTTAGGAGGAGCCATATCTAATGATTTATCACCATCAACAGCAGCTTGTTGTTTTACATCAGAGTCACTCGCGCTATTGCTTTCTTTGCCATCTTTATTTACGAAACTAAATAAGCTCATAACTTTACCTATATCGATAACGCATAACGGAGGTTTGAAATCGTCATCATCACGTCATCATTAAGATAACATGCCCAAAGCCAACCTAGAGCGAGAGCTGGGGCATAAGGAACGCGTAATGCGGCAGCTTCACCATCTTCGGGTTTAAAATATGTGTGACAAAACAATATTTGGTAGTATCGATGGAATGTACTTAAAATCCCCTTTATCCCAACCTGTCTAATTGTTAAAAATATACTTGTGAAAATTCCGCATATAATGCCCAAAACAATTGACCATAAAGTAAGCTCTGCGCCAAACATAGTTCCCAAAGCCATCATTAATTTTACATCTCCGCCACCAAGGGCTTTTATTAAAAACAAAGGAAAAAGACATGAAAATGCAACAGTTAATCCTATTGTAAAATTTAGAAGACCATTCCAAATACCGTGATAGAATAGCTGTAATCCAAGACCGGTAAATAAAATTACAATGCAAAGCTTATTGGGGATCTTATGGAATTTTAAATCCCAAATAAGAGCCACCAAAAAAAATATAAACGTTACTGGTAGCATGATCATTTGAAAATTTGTAGATTCCATAGTCCCCCCTTTTTCCAATCTTAATAACACCAAATGAGTATTAGTGGTTAACTTGATGCCTGCTTTAACATGCGTTATTTCTTACCGCACGATCTAAACAAGTTATCTTGTCTTCCGCACGGTCACCTAACGCTACGAAGGTTCCTGCCATACCAGCAACAACTAAACCACCAGCAATCGCATATTCAACAGCAGTCAAGCCACTCTCATCTTCTAATAATTCTTTTAATTTATCTTTTATCAAGCTCATTTTATTCTCCAATTAACAAGTTGTATTTACTGTATTTGCTGTGACTCCGCCATCAAGTTCGCCACATAGGCCATCCATTTGACCTTCAGCACCTTGACCTAATAAAGTAAATGCTCCAGCCATCCCGCCGACCACAACTCCTCCGGCTATCGCATATTCGACCGCAGTCAAGCCGCTTTCGTCTTCAATGAATTCCTTCATCAAATTTTTTAACTTAATCATTTAGATTTCTCCTGAAATTAATTCAACAAAGAAAATGTTATTCACTTTTCTTTGCATATTATTAGACCGATATTTCTATCAGTGACAGGGGTTAAGGTTAGAGCGTATTTTGTGAAAGGGTTATCACAGGATTGCTAACTGTTGCACGAAGTTGCGCGATGCTCTGTTTTTTATGATCTAGATTATAAATATCCGGTGAAAGTCGCAATTTTCCGTACTTATCTATCCATGCTGTTTGGTAGGTGATAAATACTGGCAAAGCCTTATTTAGAGGGAAGTTAGTGGTTTTTCCCGATTGCAGTGCGCTTTGAGCCGTCTGCAAAGTAACTGAGTTTTCCGATTTTATCAGGTACTCAGCAAGTCCTTTGGCATCTTCAAGACGGATACAGCCGTGACTTAACGCTCTCTGCTCTCTGCCAAAAAGTGACTTTACAGGTGTATCGTGAAGGTAGACTGAATAATTGTTAGGAATATTAAAACGGTAATAACCTAGCGCATTATTTTCACCGGGCGCTTGAACTAAACGGTAAGAACGAAGTAATTCATTAAAATTAAGCCCCGGATCATCAATTTCGCGAGTAACAATGTTTTTCCAGTAACCTTTTACTAATTGGAAGTTTTTGCGTTTTAGCGACAGAAAATCTTGCTTATATTCTGGGATCAATTCATTTTTAATAATATTAGATGTTGGCGTCCACGTTGGGTTGACGGTGATTCGGTTTATCTCAGTGATCATTGTCGGTGTTTGGTTCTCGATATCACCAACTATCACTTTCATATCAAAATTAATACTACCTTGCTCAAATACAGTGAGTTGATAGCCTGGAATATTTACCATAAGGTAATTTTCTGGCGGTTTGGACGGTAAAGCAAACCAGCGCCAAAGGTTCACTTGCAATTGCTTTACTCTTTGCTGTGGTGACACTTGCAATGCCGCATAAGTTTTTGGCCCCAATTTTCCGTCTGATTCCAAACCGTGTCTACGCTGAAACGATTTTAATGATGCAACAACAACCGAATCAAATACATCTAATCGAGTTTTAGTTTGTGCCGATTCCGGCATATCTCCAAGTATTGTTAATATTTCACGAATACCTTTTACATACTTATGGCTTTGTCCTAGTTTAGGTTTAAACGAACTATTCAGTTTAGGCCATGGGTGCTTAGCCAAATAACGATACTCAGATATCGCCTTGCGAAGCTGACTAATTTGGTCATATTCAGGAATCAATGACAGTAAAAGCTCATCAGTGTTGTCTTGGCTGATCGCATCAAGCAATACGTTGGCTAAATACAAAGCGTTTGAGGTTTCATTTGTTTGAGTTTCATCAATATTAGCAATCGACATCAACTTAACGAACCCATTGGTTAATTGGCGGTCCAATTTAATTATTTGCTGTTCTCTAGCTCCATCCATAGAAGAAACCAAGCTTTTAGGTTGATACCAACCTAAATCAGCCAATAGACGAGCTAACGACATTCCAGATAACGATAAGTTGTCTCGCTCAAACCATAATCGCGACTTTCCACTTTCAGTGATTAAATACTGATATGTACTGGTTGTATGTATTGCCTGATCGTTTGCAACGTTCCTTGTACCTGCAGTACTTATATCGACAGGAACATTGGTTAATAATTGTGGGTCATTAACCAATTGCGCACTAGAAAATGCAATTGGTGAAACTAATAAAATTAGCATTGATGACACTAACGGTATACTTCTGCAAAAAGAATACCGGCGATTACTACGCACTACTAGCAACCTTATTTCGCATTGAATTGGCAATATGATGATGCGCTAGATTAGGCAATAATTCAGATCTCAAGCGTTGATATCTTATATATGTCGCGCTTTGCGTAACATCTCTACCACCTTGGGCATAAGCATTTGGTGTTAAATTAAAGTGCTCTTTAAAGCTACGACTAAAATGTGAAGGGTTTGAAAAACCAAGTTGATAGGCAATAGTCGTAATAGAGTTTTTATTTTCACTCAATAATCGTTCGCCCTCTTCGAGTTTTCGACAAATTAAATAATGACTATAAGTTATCCCACAAATATCTTTAAACATATGGCATAGGCGACTTGGGCTCAGATGAATATCATGAGATAAATCCTGCAATGAAGGACCTTTAGCATAGTCTTTTTCAATAATATCTAGCAAAGTAGACATAGGGTTATCTCGGGTAACTTCGCTACAACAAGCTTGATGGTGAGCCTCTAACTCATCACTATGACATTTGATGCTGGTGCCTTTTTGTATTTTACAAATAAACGAAACTTTATCTTCCTCTGAAAAAGGAAATAAAAACACATCATTCACACCTAAGTGAATTGCTGAATGTAATAGAGGAATAGAAACAGCAGTGGCTGCAACAAATAAAAGTGATTGGGGAAATTTTTCTCGAATAAACTCTATATTATGTAAATGAGTGGCACAGGTATAATCCATTACATAAATAATAGCCTCAGCATTGCTTGCAGAACATTCTAATTCCGCCATGTCATAAACATTTTCAAGCTCACAATATGGTAGCAATTCGTCCCTACAGTGTTTTGCTAAAACCTGATCAAACGCGACCACTTGCAAATAGTGTTTTCTATTATTAAGCACGATAAATTCCCTTCGTCTTCCTTTTTACATTTTATTTCTATCTATGAAACAAAATGCTTGAGTCATATCAAAATCTAGGTTTGAATAGCGGTTATGTCAAATTTCTACATTAGTAGAAAAGCTGATTACGACTTAAATTTAGTTGTACAAACATACAAAGTTCTATAGCAAGCAATTGAAAAGGAATTAGTATTTACTCCTTTAAATCTAGAATAAGCCCTGAAAATTAAATGAATAATATTTTAAGAAAAATTGTCAATCGTAACGCATTCTTGTGGATCTTGTTCGCATTCAGTGGGCTAATTTTTTCTATAGGTTTAAGTTGGAAAGTAAATAGTGAACTCAATTTCACTTACTCATTTTGGTATGAAACGCTAGAGATTGAATCTCATATTGACCGGTATGCGCCACAAAACCGTTTTGGTAAAGGTAGCTTCGTAAATACGGATAAAAGACAGCATGTCGAGCTATTTCAACAAGTAGTTGATTCAATTAATAATCATGGCGCAGGTCTAGATAAAATATCTTTCAAAACCAATGGGGGCAGTGCATTGTTGTTCACTGAAGCTGAGGTTATTCACCTACAAGATGTGGCCAATTTAATTGATAAATTATTTATTGTGTGGATCATCGCAGGACTAGTATTTCTGATTTTGACCATCTTTTATATAAAAACTAAATCACCAACGCCAAATTTTAAGGCTAAAGCGGCAGCAATATTAACTTTGTTAGTCTCTGTGGTATTGGTGTTTATCACGTTTGGCTTTACAAAAGTATTTTACTACTTACACACAGTCGTTTTTCCCGACAATCATCAATGGTTTTTCTATTATCAAGAATCCTTGATGAGTACTTTTATGAAAGCGCCTGACTTGTTTGCCGCGATGTCGCTAAATCTAATTTTAGTGGTGTTTTTAATCTATATTTTTGCGTATAACGTGTTTTCGAAAACGTTAACTAAGCTCGCATTGAATAACTAATTTCGCTCTACTCAAGATCAATTGTTCGAATCGCTAACTTCAAAAACTCGATTCGATCGCCAAGCAGTTGTTGTGATTGGCTACCGGTATAAGCACTTTGATCGGCTTGCAATTGCAAGACTAACCAACCACGTATCATCACGTAATACCTTTGGTCCCAACCTAATGCGGTTATTTTATGAATTGATGCAGGGTCATTAGGAAGGTTTATCGCCTGCATTGCCTGTTGAAGTTTCTGACCTAATTTTAGTGCGTCCACATCTTGTTGTGTTAACTGAACATTCACCAGCTTATCTTCGCTGCTAGCTGAATCGACTCCGTTCACTTCATTTGCATAGGCATTGCCGATTATTGCATTACACAACACACATAGAAACAATAGTGATATTTTAGTAGCAGCTTGTAATCGATGAGTCCTGAATAACATAAACGCTCCGTAATTTGAGTTAGATAGAGTAAATATCTGCAGTTATTGCATATAAGTTACTTAGTTCTTTATAGCCAGGTAGAAATATTTGAGTTTTAAACTTGAAGCCTAGTTTTTCCAGCAGCGCTATTGATGCCGCATTATCGAGTGAAGTTACCGCGAGAATTTGCAAGTCAAGGTTATTGTCTATTTGAGTCAAGGCGCCATCAATAACATGAGAAAAATGATCATTGATAATTGCCTGAGCTGATTCAAAACCAAAACCTTGTTGATAGTACTTCTGTAGAAAAGCGAATCCTAAATCAGCACTATCAAGACCTTCACGCTGCAATAAGCCGCATATGCCAATTGCTGTGTTTGAATCTTTTAATTCAACCAAATGTAGAGCAAAGCCATGTTCGCGAAACATTTGATGTGGGCCATTTTTTATATAATTGATGGCCGATTCACGGTCAACTACCTGCTTATCACCAATATATTTATGAAAATCAGGCTCATTCAACAATTGTAAAATAAAGTCGGCGTCTGAGAGCGTAAGCTTTCTAATCAGTAATCTTTCAGTCTCAATACTAAATTCAGTCAACGCCTTAACCTGTTATTTACTGCTCGCATATGGGTCAATAAATTCAACATCGGATACTTCTAAGGTATAACTCGTTGGGATATTTTTACTGCCATCAACTAAGTTTAGTTCAGGTGCCGTTGATTTATTCTTCATCAAACCTTTGATATTTACACCGGTAAACGTAGTTAAATTTTCAACTTCAATTGGTGATTGCAGTTTGGCATAAACAATTTGATTCGGCGCCGGTGCTGGTTCATGAATACAAGCACCAACATAAGGGACTAATAAAAACTCTTTTAGCTTTTTACCTTCAAATTCGATAGGTAATAAAAAACCACGCATGGCGACATTCTGATTATCAAGAGCAGGGTTAGTTGATTCGAACTCTTGTGTACGTTGAGTAATGATCGCTTCTCGTTGGGCAAATAATTTTTCAATATCAATACCGGCGTCTGCTAATGTTTTACGAGCCGTATTGGCAATTTTCATTGACTCTTCATCAACTTCATCACCGTTGGCTAAGTAATCATCCACAATAGCAATTTGCTGCATCATACGAATATGTTCAATAGACATATCTTCGAAAGGATTTTCAACTTCTTTCTTTACCACATGCTCGTTTAACGTCGACCAGTTAATCTCTTTAATTTCTTTACCTTCGTTAGCATGTACTTGCGTCACTAAGACAGTTGCTGATAAAGCAATCATTGCGATAAATTTTTTCATATGTACTACCTTAATTTTAACTTTTAACTGACATGCCATCGGATAATGCATATCGATATATTTGAATACTTGGAAATAGGCTAATTAACATACCCGCAATGCCGACTAATGCCATTAAGAACAGCTCTTGCGACGATGGTGCATTTACACTTAAGTAAACACCAAAATGTTCAAGGATAAAAGGTTTAACAGCGAATAAAATTCCATAAAGAAAACCAACACCACAAATTAAACCGGTGCTAATAATTACAAACGCTTCTCCCATCATTAATGAAAAGATATGACTTGGTCTTGCTCCTATCGCTCTTAGTATAGACATTTCACGGCGACGTTGATTCAAGCTGTTTAGCAAAATAATTAGCATACTCGCTAAACTAATAATGACCACAAGCATTGAAATAGCAAAGAGTGTTTGTTCAACAACGGACAACATTGACCACAATTCAAGTAGCGCCACACCTGGCATCACAGCCATTAACGCTTCGCCTTCATATTTATTGACCACTGGCAACATCGACAACGCTTGTGGGCGTTGCTTTAAACCTAAATAGAAGCCAGTGATAACATCAGCACTGTGTACATGATTAGCGTGGTCGTGAGAGTCATAGCCGTGAGAGTCATAGCCGTGAGAGTCATAGCCGTGAGAATCATTGCCATGAGAATCATGCTCATGACCATGCGCCTCTACACCGTGGCCTTCATTTACATGCTCATGACCATGCGCCTCTACACCGTGTTCTTCATTTACATGCTCGTGTTCATGCGTGTCAGCATCGTGTTCCTCATGCTCATGTGATTCATGTTCATGTGAGTCGTGCTCTTCGTGCAGCTTCACCTGGCCTTTAGGCTGTTGAGGTCTTGCTTCACTTTCTACGTTAATTGATAAAAATGGATCGTAGCCTTGAGCCATGATTTTTTGTTCAACATGCAAATCTTCGACACCTTCTAAACTCATAAATAAGCTTCTGTCTATTGGCGTTGATGTTGGGCTTAAAATCCCCGAAATGGTTAACGGATGCTCATCGTGATCAATATAACTATCACCTGCTCCATGAGAGATAATGATATTATCGCCAACTTCATAACCTAACTTTCTAGCAACTTCATTACCGATTACTACGTCAGTGTTGTTTTTAAACCAATGGCCTTTCGACGTTTCTAAACTTTGTTTAATACCGTATTTATAATGTTTAAAATAATCTTCGGATGTGCCAATCACTCGGTAACTTTTATGGGTATCACCTAAAGAAAAAGGGATCGACCAGGCAACCATATCGTTATCTATAATTTCCTCATAGGATTCATACTTAATGCCATTGGTTGCACTGCCCATTTGAAAAACTGATGACAACAATAAGTTGACTGAGCTTGTGCGCGCACCAACAATAAGATCTGTGCCGGAGATAGTATTAGTAAAACTGTCTTTGGCTTGTACCCTTACTTTTTCTATGGCGATCAGTAGCGCGACACTTAAAGCAATAGAAAATACAGTCAATAAAACCGTAAGTTTACGGTTACGAAAACTCTTAATCGCTAAATTTGCAATTGCCATTAGGCCACCTCATCTTTAACAATACTAACGGTATCAATTGACGTTGCTGACTTTTGCCTAAATAGTGCAACGCTGCGATCAAAGTCACTCTTTAATCTTAAATCATGGCTAACAAAAACTAAGGTAGAGCCTGCGGCTTCACATTCTTTAAACAGTAACTCTAAAAACGAATGACAACGATCTGCATCAAGAGATGAGGTTGGCTCGTCTGCAATAATTAACTCCGGAGCCCCCATTAAAGCGCGAGCTGCCGCGACACGTTGTTGCTGACCAATACTTAACTCATTTACTGGTTTATGCAGCAGATGCTCGTCTCCCATATCAAGATGGGATAACAAACGAATCGCTTCTTGATCTAAGCTGTCCGAATTTTGCAATGCTCGCTTCTTTCTAAGAGGTGAGAAATGACATGAAAGCAGCACGTTTTCTATCGTAGTTAAATAAGGGATCAGGTTAAACATTTGAAATATGACGCCGATATGATCAGCGCGAAATTGGTCTCGTTGGCTTGACGTCATTTTTGATAAATCGTTATCAAGAATTCTCAAATGACCTTGCTGTCCTGCGGTAACGCCGCTTAAAAGACTTAACAAGGTTGTTTTACCACTGCCACTTGGACCTCGTAAAAACAGTTTTTCGCCTTGGACAACGGAAAAATCATCAATCTGAAATTGAAAATCGGCTTTGCTATCCCAAGCAAAAGTTAACTGTGATATATCGATGATGTTACTCATGAACTTACTTACCTTATTGACGATATCGTAAAGCAATACGTTAAAAATTTACCCATAATGAAAAGTAGATAAATGTCTCTTCATTCTTACATTTCAACAACCATTGAACAACATTATTTAACCATTAGAAATCAATTAATTAATGTTTTTAAAACAAGCAGCTAGATGTTATTCATTATAGTCAAAAATACGCTTAAATCAGTTATCTTTTGCGGCAAAAAAAGACAACTCTTTAGCGCTGAGTTCTCGGCTTTGACCAGGCTTTAATGTTTCATCGAGTGTTAACCGTCCGATGGCATCTCGATGCAGCGCTACAACTTGGTTTCGAAAGCGACCGAACATACGCTTAATCTGATGATAACGCCCTTCAGTTAATGTGACTTGAGCAACATGTTCAGAGATTATTTCTAACTTAGCGGGCTGAGTTGTAATATCCTCAAACTCAAAATACATGCCCCTTGCAAACGCTTCTATCATATC is from Thalassotalea crassostreae and encodes:
- a CDS encoding A24 family peptidase gives rise to the protein MESTNFQMIMLPVTFIFFLVALIWDLKFHKIPNKLCIVILFTGLGLQLFYHGIWNGLLNFTIGLTVAFSCLFPLFLIKALGGGDVKLMMALGTMFGAELTLWSIVLGIICGIFTSIFLTIRQVGIKGILSTFHRYYQILFCHTYFKPEDGEAAALRVPYAPALALGWLWACYLNDDVMMTISNLRYALSI
- a CDS encoding Flp family type IVb pilin; its protein translation is MSLIKDKLKELLEDESGLTAVEYAIAGGLVVAGMAGTFVALGDRAEDKITCLDRAVRNNAC
- a CDS encoding Flp family type IVb pilin, producing the protein MKEFIEDESGLTAVEYAIAGGVVVGGMAGAFTLLGQGAEGQMDGLCGELDGGVTANTVNTTC
- a CDS encoding L,D-transpeptidase family protein — its product is MLILLVSPIAFSSAQLVNDPQLLTNVPVDISTAGTRNVANDQAIHTTSTYQYLITESGKSRLWFERDNLSLSGMSLARLLADLGWYQPKSLVSSMDGAREQQIIKLDRQLTNGFVKLMSIANIDETQTNETSNALYLANVLLDAISQDNTDELLLSLIPEYDQISQLRKAISEYRYLAKHPWPKLNSSFKPKLGQSHKYVKGIREILTILGDMPESAQTKTRLDVFDSVVVASLKSFQRRHGLESDGKLGPKTYAALQVSPQQRVKQLQVNLWRWFALPSKPPENYLMVNIPGYQLTVFEQGSINFDMKVIVGDIENQTPTMITEINRITVNPTWTPTSNIIKNELIPEYKQDFLSLKRKNFQLVKGYWKNIVTREIDDPGLNFNELLRSYRLVQAPGENNALGYYRFNIPNNYSVYLHDTPVKSLFGREQRALSHGCIRLEDAKGLAEYLIKSENSVTLQTAQSALQSGKTTNFPLNKALPVFITYQTAWIDKYGKLRLSPDIYNLDHKKQSIAQLRATVSNPVITLSQNTL
- a CDS encoding helix-turn-helix domain-containing protein, with protein sequence MLNNRKHYLQVVAFDQVLAKHCRDELLPYCELENVYDMAELECSASNAEAIIYVMDYTCATHLHNIEFIREKFPQSLLFVAATAVSIPLLHSAIHLGVNDVFLFPFSEEDKVSFICKIQKGTSIKCHSDELEAHHQACCSEVTRDNPMSTLLDIIEKDYAKGPSLQDLSHDIHLSPSRLCHMFKDICGITYSHYLICRKLEEGERLLSENKNSITTIAYQLGFSNPSHFSRSFKEHFNLTPNAYAQGGRDVTQSATYIRYQRLRSELLPNLAHHHIANSMRNKVASSA
- a CDS encoding DUF1461 domain-containing protein, giving the protein MNNILRKIVNRNAFLWILFAFSGLIFSIGLSWKVNSELNFTYSFWYETLEIESHIDRYAPQNRFGKGSFVNTDKRQHVELFQQVVDSINNHGAGLDKISFKTNGGSALLFTEAEVIHLQDVANLIDKLFIVWIIAGLVFLILTIFYIKTKSPTPNFKAKAAAILTLLVSVVLVFITFGFTKVFYYLHTVVFPDNHQWFFYYQESLMSTFMKAPDLFAAMSLNLILVVFLIYIFAYNVFSKTLTKLALNN
- a CDS encoding GNAT family N-acetyltransferase → MTEFSIETERLLIRKLTLSDADFILQLLNEPDFHKYIGDKQVVDRESAINYIKNGPHQMFREHGFALHLVELKDSNTAIGICGLLQREGLDSADLGFAFLQKYYQQGFGFESAQAIINDHFSHVIDGALTQIDNNLDLQILAVTSLDNAASIALLEKLGFKFKTQIFLPGYKELSNLYAITADIYSI
- a CDS encoding DUF3299 domain-containing protein codes for the protein MKKFIAMIALSATVLVTQVHANEGKEIKEINWSTLNEHVVKKEVENPFEDMSIEHIRMMQQIAIVDDYLANGDEVDEESMKIANTARKTLADAGIDIEKLFAQREAIITQRTQEFESTNPALDNQNVAMRGFLLPIEFEGKKLKEFLLVPYVGACIHEPAPAPNQIVYAKLQSPIEVENLTTFTGVNIKGLMKNKSTAPELNLVDGSKNIPTSYTLEVSDVEFIDPYASSK
- a CDS encoding ABC transporter permease — protein: MAIANLAIKSFRNRKLTVLLTVFSIALSVALLIAIEKVRVQAKDSFTNTISGTDLIVGARTSSVNLLLSSVFQMGSATNGIKYESYEEIIDNDMVAWSIPFSLGDTHKSYRVIGTSEDYFKHYKYGIKQSLETSKGHWFKNNTDVVIGNEVARKLGYEVGDNIIISHGAGDSYIDHDEHPLTISGILSPTSTPIDRSLFMSLEGVEDLHVEQKIMAQGYDPFLSINVESEARPQQPKGQVKLHEEHDSHEHESHEHEEHDADTHEHEHVNEEHGVEAHGHEHVNEGHGVEAHGHEHDSHGNDSHGYDSHGYDSHGYDSHDHANHVHSADVITGFYLGLKQRPQALSMLPVVNKYEGEALMAVMPGVALLELWSMLSVVEQTLFAISMLVVIISLASMLIILLNSLNQRRREMSILRAIGARPSHIFSLMMGEAFVIISTGLICGVGFLYGILFAVKPFILEHFGVYLSVNAPSSQELFLMALVGIAGMLISLFPSIQIYRYALSDGMSVKS
- a CDS encoding ABC transporter ATP-binding protein, which produces MSNIIDISQLTFAWDSKADFQFQIDDFSVVQGEKLFLRGPSGSGKTTLLSLLSGVTAGQQGHLRILDNDLSKMTSSQRDQFRADHIGVIFQMFNLIPYLTTIENVLLSCHFSPLRKKRALQNSDSLDQEAIRLLSHLDMGDEHLLHKPVNELSIGQQQRVAAARALMGAPELIIADEPTSSLDADRCHSFLELLFKECEAAGSTLVFVSHDLRLKSDFDRSVALFRQKSATSIDTVSIVKDEVA